The Gallus gallus isolate bGalGal1 chromosome 28, bGalGal1.mat.broiler.GRCg7b, whole genome shotgun sequence genome has a segment encoding these proteins:
- the MYO9B gene encoding unconventional myosin-IXb isoform X7: MSLKDADSAICQTKVAYNLHVYPQLSTESAPCCKVTATKDTTSSDVIKDVINILNLDVSKSYVLVEVKETGGEEWVLDTNDSPVHRVLLWPRRAQDEHPQKDGYYFLLQERNTDGTIKYAQMQLLSKETDARRLVERGFLPWQQEDFDDLCNIPNLTEKTLLENLKCRFLKHKIYTYAGSILIAINPFKFLPIYNPKYVKLYENHQLGKLEPHIFAIADVAYHTMLKKHVNQCIVISGESGSGKTQSTNFLIHCLTALSQKGYASGVERTILGAGPVLEAFGNAKTAHNNNSSRFGKFIQVNYLENGVVRGAVVEKYLLEKSRLVSQEKDERNYHVFYYLLLGVNEEERKEFHLKQPEDYSYLNQCNLKIEDGEDLRHDFERLKQAMEMVGFLSATKKQIFSVLSAILYLGNVTYKKKATGRDEGLEVGPPEVLDILSQLLKVKREILVEVLTKRKTVTANDKLILPYSLSEAITARDSMAKSLYSALFDWIVLRINHALLNKKDMEESVTCLSIGVLDIFGFEDFETNSFEQFCINYANEQLQYYFNQHIFKLEQEEYKSEGITWHDIDYTDNVACIHLISKKPTGLFYLLDEESNFPRATNQTLLAKFKQQHEENKFFVATPVMEPAFIIRHFAGKVKYQIKDFREKNMDYMRPDIVALLRSSDSAYVRELIGMDPVAVFRWAVLRAAVQAMAVFAEAGRQRAQKTAGVVRQGPRVPLGELQRSNTPVEKVYRKSKAIKQKQIIPKNLLDSKSLKLIVSMTLHDRTTKSLLHLHKKKKPPSISAQFQTSLNKLLETLGKAEPFFIRCIRSNAEKKEMLFDENLVLQQLRYTGMLETVRIRRSGYSAKYTFQEFIDQFQVLLPKNAKASKEDIFAYLSKLKLDKNNCQIGKTKVFMKEAERQILQDTLHKEVIRKIILLQSWLRMVLERRRFLRTRQAAIVLQACWRSRCVRRALQRNNAAIYIQSAWRRYREQKRYLEQKKRICLVQATVRGYLQRKRFQKMVMEKQKDEEEQRKIQEAQDRENDMSKDEGDESTTDQLPVKHESELDHTVEGKDEVPSEQAENLGSSETATLPQKNVIEGSEKVTSSREKREFRRQRGLEHNELQNKHVQFSFEGTALLCPEEQTSSEEALENVPEPKESTEQDAVLQGSSEKEQNANDGKAISDTPLLSEIKESSNIPEQPPALEAERVDKAVDRVMKTQENQNSQLKVSQSCPERPTDLALNLENTLFATGSFQTPPECSGDKNKRPVQKETKDLDSPTSSQIQRYVDDPGKLKYKREKWKGKRQSDAGQNDLLSQSLDGRTRADQSPRDQLEKKGTSSSLNDLSMLAHAATSQQSPDSTEEEKGNKKYLLQKKPSDLLPTSDSVVSMQPASQQIDAKSAFKSPLRRLLGKKPDKKIPKEYPDVIDEGDGLSLTSCLLFPETGGAQKVSEASSGQPSRLQVGERHVKESSKAKKNRTIKISKISSVSQNWRASIVREIANANELKHLDEFLLNKINDLRSQKSGVECLFFEATEKFRGNIKTMYSAPNGQIHVGYKDLVENYQLLVTNLAKKREEKEVKLVLNLFQSLLDEFIRGYTKKEESEQPKQTKAQKKKRKQDRAIEEHNGHVFTNYQVSIRQSCEHCSSYIWPMEKACLCSVCKLTCHKKCMSKIQSSCTSCGKKNEQDAEPRHFGVSVSSLTSERNSVPIVMEKLLEHVEMHGLYTEGIYRKSGSANRMKELKQLLQADPNSVKLENYPIHTITGILKQWLRELPDPLMTSAQYNDFLRAVELPEKQEQLCAIYSVLEQLPQANHDTLERLIFHLVKVALIEDVNRMSPNALAIVFAPCLLRCPDTSDPLTSMKDVSKTTMCVEMLIKEQIRKYKIKMDEINQLEAAESIAFRRLSLLRQNTLWPVKLGFSSPYEGMLSKSPQVKGNDSGSSELDSLHEEEEVSEADNREKEILIDRIQSIKEEKEDITYRLPELDQRGSDEENVDSETSASTESLLEERTGRMDTEGITISGVQCCAQSSNVPAKDICTVPSLLQTSSSSLSASLASRRRSSLTLSKIKVPRRTPVMPTANIKLPPGIFKCTESQGKTSADEESPIVVRRREQPAIRTDKVHSIYIAQGSAMAHAQELLEEYEPTAKVKRRFSDPYSHLTCTDE; this comes from the exons ATGAGTTTAAAAGATGCGGACAGTGCAATTTGCCAGACAAAAGTAGCCTATAATCTTCATGTTTACCCCCAACTCTCAACAGAaagtgctccctgctgcaaaGTGACAGCAACAAAGGACACCACGTCTTCAGATGTCATCAAGGATGTGATTAATATCTTAAACTTGGATGTCTCAAAAAGTTATGTGCTTGTGGAGGTGAAAGAAACAGGTGGTGAAGAATGGGTACTTGATACAAATGATTCTCCTGTTCATAGGGTTTTACTTTGGCCTCGTCGCGCTCAGGATGAGCATCCTCAAAAGGATGGGTACTACTTTCTTTTGCAAGAAAGAAACACGGATGGGACCATCAAATATGCCCAGATGCAACTGCTGTCCAAGGAGACGGATGCTCGACGATTGGTTGAAAGAGGTTTTCTTccatggcagcaggaggacttCGATGACTTGTGCAATATTCCCAACTTAACAGAGAAAACACTTCTAGAAAATCTCAAATGCCGCTTTCTAAAACACAAAATTTATACTTATGCAGGAAGTATTCTCATTGCAATTAACCCCTTCAAATTCTTGCCCATTTATAATCCTAAGTATGTCAAGTTGTATGAGAATCATCAACTCGGGAAGTTGGAGCCTCATATTTTTGCCATTGCTGATGTGGCTTATCACACAATGCTTAAAAAACACGTTAATCAGTGCATAGTTATATCAGGTGAAAGTGGTTCTGGAAAAACTCAAAGCACAAACTTCTTAATTCACTGCctcacagcactgagccagAAAGGGTACGCAAGTGGTGTGGAGAGAACTATTCTAGGAGCTGGACCAGTTCTGGAG GCATTTGGAAATGCAAAAACAGCACATAACAATAACTCCAGTCGTTTTGGAAAGTTTATTCAAGTCAATTACTTAGAGAATGGCGTTGTCCGAGG GGCTGTTGTTGAAAAATACCTGCTTGAAAAATCTCGACTTGTTTCTcaagaaaaagatgaaag GAACTACCATGTCTTTTATTATTTGCTACTTGGAGTCAATGAAGAAGAGCGTAAAGAATTTCACCTTAAACAACCTGAAGATTATTCCTACCTCAATCAG TGTAACTTGAAAATTGAAGATGGGGAAGATCTCCGGCATGACTTTGAAAGATTAAAACAAGCAATGGAGATGGTTGGCTTTctttcagcaacaaaaaaaca gattttttcagtgctttcagctATTCTTTATTTGGGCAACGTGACGTACAAGAAGAAAGCTACAGGCCGTGATGAAGGATTGGAAGTAGGACCTCCTGAAGTGCTGGACATTCTTTCCCAGCTTTTGAAA GTCAAACGTGAAATTCTAGTGGAAGtgctgacaaaaagaaaaacggTGACTGCTAATGATAAGCTTATTTTGCCATATAGTCTCAGTGAG gCCATAACAGCTCGTGATTCAATGGCAAAGTCCTTGTACAGTGCTCTGTTTGACTGGATTGTTCTGCGAATTAATCATGCACTCCTTAataagaaggacatggaggaaTCTGTTACA TGTTTGTCCATTGGTGTTCTTGATATTTTTGGGTTTGAAGACTTTGAAACCAACAGTTTTGAGCAGTTCTGCATAAACTATGCAAATGAGCAGCTTCAGTATTACTTTAATCAGCATATTTTCAAATTGGAACAG GAGGAATATAAGAGTGAAGGGATCACTTGGCACGATATTGACTATACTGATAATGTGGCCTGCATTCACTTAATCAGCAAGAAGCCCACTGGTCTCTTCTATCTTCTGGATGAAGAAAGCAA tTTTCCACGTGCCACCAACCAAACTCTACTAGCAAAATTCAAACAGCAGCATGAGGAGAACAAGTTTTTTGTTGCAACCCCAGTAATGGAACCTGCTTTTATTATTCGACATTTTGCTGGAAAAGTTAAATACCAGATAAAA GATTTCAGAGAGAAGAACATGGATTACATGAGGCCAGACATTGTTGCTTTACTACGAAGCAGTGACAGTGCCTATGTTCGGGAGCTGATAGGAATGGACCCTGTAGCTGTGTTCCGCTGGGCTGTTCTGCGAGCGGCTGTTCAGGCCATGGCTGTCTTTGCAGAAGCTGGACGCCAGAGAGCTCAGAAGACTGCAG GAGTGGTGCGCCAAGGACCCAGAGTTCCCCTTGGAGAACTCCAGAGATCAAATACACCAGTAGAAAAAGTTTACCG GAAAAGTAAAGCCATCAAACAAAAGCAGATCATTCCAAAG AACTTGCTGGATTCCAAATCTCTGAAGCTTATAGTAAGCATGACTCTACATGATCGAACTACAAAATCCCTCTTACACttgcacaagaaaaagaaaccccCTAGCATAAGTGCGCAGTTCCAG acttCACTCAATAAATTACTGGAGACACTGGGGAAAGCTGAGCCATTCTTTATCCGCTGTATCCGCTCCAATGCTGAGAAG aaagagatgCTCTTTGATGAAAACTTGGTGCTTCAGCAGTTAAGGTACACTGGCATGCTTGAAACTGTGCGAATCAGAAGGTCTGGCTACAGTGCTAAGTATACATTCCAG GAATTCATAGATCAGTTTCAGGTGCTACTTCCCAAAAATGCCAAAGCCTCTAAAGAAGACATTTTTGCCTATTTGAGTAAACTAAAATTGGATAAAAACAACTGTCAAATAGGGAAGACCAAG GTTTTTATGAAAGAGGCTGAGCGGCAAATACTACAGGATACACTACACAAAGAAGTGATCAGGAAAATCATTCTCCTTCAGAGCTGGCTCAGGATGGTTTTGGAAAGGAGACGCTTTCTCCGAACACGGCAAGCAGCCATTGTTTTACAG GCTTGCTGGCGTTCCCGCTGTGTTAGGAGGGCCCTGCAAAGGAATAATGCTGCCATTTATATTCAGTCAGCATGGCGAAGATACAGGGAGCAAAAACGCTACCTTGAACAGAAGAAGAGAATTTGTCTTGTGCAAGCCACGGTCAGAGGGTATCTTCAGCGTAAGAG atttcagaaaatggtaatggaaaagcagaaagatgaagaagagcagagaaaaatccAAGAAGCTCAAGACAGAGAGAATGATATGAGCAAGGATGAGGGTGATGAATCAACAACAGATCAATTGCCTGTGAAACACGAGTCAGAGCTGGATCACACTGTTGAGGGAAAAGATGAAGTTCCAAGTGAGCAAGCTGAAAACCTGGGCTCATCTGAAACGGCCACGTTACCTCAGAAGAATGTGATAGAGGGCTCTGAGAAAGTaacaagcagcagggagaaacGTGAATTTCGCCGGCAGAGGGGGCTGGAACATAATGAATTACAGAATAAGCATGTCCAGTTTTCCTTTGAAGGAACAGCTTTACTGTGCCCTGAAGAGCAAACCTCTTCTGAAGAGGCCCTGGAAAATGTTCCAGAGCCAAAAGAGTCCACAGAACAAGATGCTGTCCTACAAGGAAGCagtgagaaagaacaaaatgcaaatgATGGAAAGGCCATTTCAGACACACCACTGTTAAGTGAGATAAAAGAAAGTAGTAATATTCCTGAGCAGCCACCTGCATTGGAAGCTGAAAGAGTAGATAAGGCTGTTGACAGAGTGATGAAAACACAAGAGAACCAAAATAGCCAACTGAAAGTCAGCCAAAGCTGTCCTGAAAGGCCAACAGATCTTGCACTGAATCTTGAAAACACACTGTTTGCTACTGGGAGCTTCCAAACTCCACCTGAATGTTCGGGAGATAAAAACAAACGGCCTGTTCAGAAGGAAACCAAGGATCTGGATAGTCCTACTTCTTCCCAGATCCAGAGATATGTGGATGACCCAGGAAAACTAAAgtataagagagaaaaatggaaaggaaagagacagTCTGATGCTGGTCAGAATGATTTGCTGAGCCAGTCCTTGGATGGAAGAACTCGTGCAGATCAGTCTCCTCGGGATCAACTAGA AAAGAAGGGGACTTCATCTTCATTAAATGATCTCTCAATGCTGGCCCACGCTGCCACAAGTCAG CAATCACCAGATtcaacagaagaagaaaaaggcaacaaGAAATATCTTTTGCAAAAAAAGCCGAGTGACCTCTTACCTACCTCTGATTCAGTTGTTTCTATGCAGCCAGCAAGCCAGCAAATAGATGCCAA GTCTGCTTTCAAAAGTCCTTTGCGTAGACTTTTGGGGAAAAAGCCAGACAAGAAAATTCCGAAGGAGTATCCTGATGTGATTGATGAAGGTGATGGACTCTCACTCACGTCATGCCTCCTGTTTCCAGAAACAGGAGGAGCACAGAAAGTTTCAGAAG CTTCTTCTGGGCAGCCAAGTCGTCTCCAGGTAGGGGAGCGCCATGTAAAGGAGAGCAGTAAAGCAAAGAAGAACCGTACTATTAAGATCAGCAAGATCTCAAGTGTGTCTCAGAATTGGCGAGCTTCTATAGTCCGTGAGATTGCAAATGCCAATGAACTGAAGCATCTTGATGAGTTCCTTCTAAACAAG ATCAATGACTTGCGCTCCCAGAAATCTGGTGTTGAATGCTTGTTTTTTGAAGCCACTGAGAAGTTTAGAGGAAATATCAAGACCATGTACTCTGCTCCT aATGGGCAAATCCATGTTGGCTACAAAGATCTGGTGGAGAACTACCAGCTTCTAGTTACAAATCTGGccaaaaaaagggaagagaaagaagtcaAACTGGTTTTGAATCTCTTCCAATCCCTTCTAGATGAATTCATCAGAGGatatacaaaaaaagaagaatctgaACAGCCCAAG CAAACCAAAGCCCAGAAGAAGAAGCGGAAACAAGATCGTGCG ATTGAAGAACACAATGGTCATGTATTCACAAACTACCAAGTGAGCATTCGGCAGTCATGTGAACACTGCTCATCGTACATCTGGCCCATGGAAAAGGCCTGTCTCTGCAGTG TTTGCAAGTTGACTTGTCACAAGAAATGCATGTCCAAAATCCAGAGCAGCTGTACGTCCTGTGGGAAAAAG AATGAACAGGATGCAGAACCACGTCACTTTGGAGTGTCTGTGAGTTCCCTGACCAGTGAGAGAAATTCAGTCCCCATTGTCATGGAGAAGTTGCTAGAGCATGTGGAGATGCACGGCCTCTACACTGAAGGCATTTACAGGAAATCAGGATCCGCAAATCGTATGAAGGAGCTaaaacagctgctgcaagcag atcCAAACTCAGTGAAACTGGAGAACTACCCTATTCACACCATCACAGGGATCCTTAAGCAATGGTTACGAGAATTACCAGATCCACTAATGACATCAGCACAGTACAATGATTTTCTCCGTGCTGTAG AACTACCAGAAAAACAGGAGCAACTTTGTGCCATTTACAGTGTCCTTGAACAGCTTCCACAAGCAAATCATGATACCTTGGAACGGCTCATCTTCCATCTAGTCaa AGTGGCTTTGATAGAAGATGTCAACCGTATGTCACCCAATGCCTTGGCCATTGTTTTTGCTCCATGCCTCTTGCGTTGTCCTGATACCTCTGACCCTTTAACCAGCATGAAGGATGTTTCAAAAACAACCAT GTGTGTAGAGATGCTGATAAAGGAGCAGATAAGGAAGTACAAGATAAAAATGGATGAAATAAATCAGCTGGAAGCAGCTGAGAGCATTGCTTTTCGGAGGCTCTCATTGCTTCGGCAGAACACG CTATGGCCTGTAAAACTTGGGTTTTCTTCCCCGTATGAGGGGATGCTG AGTAAAAGTCCACAAGTCAAAGGAAATGACAGTGGCAGTTCAGAACTGGACTCTCTGCatgaagaagaggaagtttCTGAAGCTGATAACCGAGAAAAGGAGATTCTCATTGATCGGATACAGtcaataaaggaagaaaa GGAAGACATAACATATCGGTTACCTGAGCTTGATCAGCGAGGCTCTGATGAGGAAAATGTGGACTCTGAGACCTCAGCAAGCACAGAGAGCCTGCTAGAAGAGAGAACAGGACGGATGGATACCGAAG GAATTACTATTTCTGGAGTACAGTGCTGCGCTCAGAGCTCCAACGTGCCTGCCAAAGACATTTGCACAGTGCCTTCTCTTTTGCAAACCTCTTCAAGTTCTTTGTCTGCATCCCTGGCTTCAAGACGTAGATCATCTTTAACACTGTCCAAGATTAAGGTGCCCCGTCGAACTCCAGTGATGCCAACAGCAAACATCAAGCTTCCTCCTGGGATTTTCAAATGTACAGAATCTCAGGGCAAGACTTCAGCTGATGAAGAGTCTCCAATAGTGGTGAGACGAAGGGAGCAGCCAGCAATACGAACTGATAAAGTCCACTCTATATACATTGCACAAGGGTCTGCAATGGCCCACGCTCAGGAACTTTTGGAGGAATATGAACCAACAGCAAAAGTAAAACGGAGGTTTTCAGACCCTTATTCCCACCTTACATGTACAGATGAGTGA